The Hemicordylus capensis ecotype Gifberg chromosome 6, rHemCap1.1.pri, whole genome shotgun sequence genome window below encodes:
- the CCDC127 gene encoding coiled-coil domain-containing protein 127 has protein sequence MNNLNDPPNWNIQPNARDDGGHGSKWNYALLVPMLGLAAFRWIWSRECQKEIEREKKDMYRKLSLVQRELESKYRDIITENRRTVAHLELELEKEQNRTLSYREALVSQSRKLVEERRTLEQERAKLEQEKRILQNSGAAGALYQNCLEKEEQWRKNATFLIKEFEKALTERQDIYCSLVLPRQRRLEIEKNLLVRAATDPVALDLEMEAGLKEIFRYDTYCSNLLNTNKRQNGRLMWLYLRYWELSVELKKFKRVEKVMLGSGD, from the exons ATGAATAATTTAAATGACCCTCCTAATTGGAACATCCAGCCCAATGCCAGGGATGATGGAGGCCATGGAAGCAAATGGAATTATGCTTTGTTGGTTCCAATGCTGGGGCTGGCTGCCTTCC GGTGGATCTGGTCCAGAGAGTGTCagaaagagatagaaagagagaaaaaagacaTGTATAGAAAGCTATCATTAGTACAAAGAGAACTTGAGTCTAAATATCGTGATATAATCACAGAAAACCGCCGTACAGTTGCCCACTTAGAGCTGGAACTAGAaaaggaacagaacagaacactAAGTTATCGTGAAGCCCTCGTCTCCCAGAGTCGTAAACTGGTAGAAGAAAGGAGGACTCTGGAACAAGAACGTGCAAAACTGGAGCAAGAAAAGCGGATTCTGCAGAATTCTGGAGCTGCTGGTGCTTTGTATCAGAATTGCCTGGAGAAGGAAGAGCAGTGGCGCAAGAATGCTACCTTCCTAATAAAAGAATTTGAAAAGGCACTTACAGAAAGGCAGGACATCTACTGCAGCTTAGTACTGCCAAGACAGCGGCGACTAGAAATTGAGAAAAACTTGCTGGTTAGAGCAGCAACTGACCCAGTTGCTTTGGATCTGGAAATGGAAGCTGGCTTAAAAGAAATCTTCCGATACGATACCTATTGCAGCAATTTGCTAAACACCAATAAACGTCAGAATGGAAGGCTAATGTGGCTTTATCTCCGATACTGGGAATTATCTGTTGAGCTGAAAAAATTCAAGAGGGTGGAGAAGGTTATGTTGGGAAGTGGTGACTAA